The Thermosynechococcus sp. CL-1 genomic interval ACCTTTAACTTAGATGCTATTCGGGTACCACAGCTAGTAGAGCTAGAGCACCGTCGTCGTTGTGAGCGGGTACCATCAGTGATTAATGGTAAGTATGGCAAAACTAAATTCAATGAAGAAGGTAAAAACCCAGGAGATGTCTGGGGAGATATTAAACAGCTCACGTATAAGTCAAAAGAACTAGTAGCTCGCGAAGCACTCAATACCATTCAAAAGCCAGAGCAGCTGATTGAACGCTTAGTCAAAGCAAGCTCTAATAAGGGTGACTTAGTGCTTGATCCATTTGCCGGTGTCGGTACAACCCCTGTAGTTTGTAAACGCTTGGGAAGGCATTTCATTGCTATTGAGCAAGATCAAAAGTTTGTCCAAGCAGCAAACGAGAGATTACGTGAGGCAGAGTATGAAATCGCAGGGAGGCTTTTTGATTGGTGAAACAGCAAGTTTATCGTCAAATTGTTGAT includes:
- a CDS encoding site-specific DNA-methyltransferase, which translates into the protein MLEIDRIYQADAFTLLPQIESASIDLIICDGPYGVTTNPWDRISNIQEFNLKLITIFAEKLKEGGALYLFGKPDCIDFIDYRPFLNLQAKIVWYQPSRLAQGRINYTNNYDLICYFIKGQRPKTFNLDAIRVPQLVELEHRRRCERVPSVINGKYGKTKFNEEGKNPGDVWGDIKQLTYKSKELVAREALNTIQKPEQLIERLVKASSNKGDLVLDPFAGVGTTPVVCKRLGRHFIAIEQDQKFVQAANERLREAEYEIAGRLFDW